A DNA window from Luteolibacter luteus contains the following coding sequences:
- a CDS encoding lysozyme, which translates to MSIGSFLRNLSAPFRGLFFNLIDHDPYSKKPEPESAPPQRKQREVNARGIELIKHFEGCYLSAYRDSVGVWTIGYGHTGLVHRDGTVKAGRTITQKEAEELLRHDLQVFAKRVTEGTSVPLSDDQFAALVSFDFNTGGFLKSTLRKKLNARDYMAAAEQLLLWDKAGGKRLRGLTRRRRSERRLFLGEDDFIERES; encoded by the coding sequence ATGAGCATCGGAAGCTTCCTTCGAAACCTGAGCGCGCCGTTCCGCGGACTGTTCTTCAATCTGATCGATCACGATCCCTATTCAAAAAAGCCGGAGCCGGAGAGCGCGCCGCCGCAGCGCAAGCAGCGCGAGGTGAATGCCCGGGGGATCGAGCTGATCAAGCACTTCGAGGGCTGCTACCTGAGCGCCTATCGGGATAGCGTCGGCGTGTGGACCATCGGCTACGGACACACCGGCCTAGTGCATCGCGATGGCACCGTGAAGGCGGGAAGGACCATCACCCAGAAGGAGGCGGAGGAACTCCTGCGCCACGATCTTCAGGTCTTCGCCAAACGCGTCACCGAGGGCACGTCGGTGCCATTGAGCGATGACCAATTCGCAGCACTGGTCTCCTTCGACTTCAATACGGGCGGATTCCTGAAGTCCACCTTGCGAAAGAAGCTGAATGCGCGGGATTACATGGCAGCAGCAGAACAACTGCTCCTGTGGGACAAGGCCGGCGGCAAGAGATTGCGCGGACTGACACGGCGACGCAGGTCGGAACGGAGGCTCTTCCTGGGAGAGGACGACTTCATCGAGCGAGAGTCCTGA
- a CDS encoding REP-associated tyrosine transposase: MDRRPLHKGWHSRGYLPHLDAPGELQALTFRLADSLPRKVIECWKRELQGTKGGDLQLRRQIAVYEDAGHGSCLLGSDDHAATVQEALLHGDGNHYRLLEWCIMPNHVHVLIACLPGASLGDIVRRWKTYTAHAIHRKRGSAGNVWAEDYHDRYIRDLDHFHDARAYIRNNPVRAKLCASPAEWRWGSAAYRERVD, translated from the coding sequence ATGGATCGGCGTCCGCTTCACAAGGGTTGGCATTCTCGTGGCTACCTTCCCCATCTGGATGCGCCGGGTGAGTTGCAGGCACTGACATTCCGGCTGGCCGATTCATTGCCGCGGAAGGTTATCGAATGTTGGAAACGCGAGCTCCAAGGGACCAAGGGCGGCGACTTGCAGCTTCGCCGGCAGATCGCAGTCTACGAGGATGCAGGCCACGGCTCGTGCTTGCTTGGCAGTGATGACCATGCGGCGACGGTTCAGGAAGCTCTCCTGCATGGCGATGGCAACCACTATCGATTGCTCGAATGGTGCATCATGCCAAACCACGTGCATGTTCTGATCGCGTGTCTTCCCGGGGCATCACTCGGGGACATCGTTCGACGCTGGAAGACCTACACGGCACACGCGATCCATCGGAAGCGGGGCAGTGCCGGTAACGTCTGGGCAGAGGACTACCATGATCGGTACATTCGGGACCTTGATCATTTTCACGATGCGAGAGCATACATCCGGAACAATCCTGTCCGGGCGAAGCTGTGCGCGAGTCCTGCCGAATGGCGCTGGGGAAGCGCGGCCTATCGGGAGAGGGTGGACTAG
- a CDS encoding glucosyl-3-phosphoglycerate synthase gives MPRAFHHRDFSDLPALVAAKEAAGLRVSLCIPTLNEEGTIARVVSVLRDELLEKHPLLDELVVIDSGSNDRTRALAADAGAEVILASDILPFQGHRMGKGENLWKAVHHLRGDILCFVDGDIGNIHPRFVYGTVGPLIRHAEIGYVKGFYERPLLAAEGVDPRGGGRVTEILVRPLLQRFVPELAGLHQPLAGEYAARREILEAIPFPTNYGVETAHLLDVHRSHGIGAIAQTDLDERIHRNRSLAQLGRMSGEILDAFFARIPVPTVLAGERPPMISLPEYCKRFPAAAERAKKGA, from the coding sequence ATGCCGCGCGCCTTTCATCACCGTGACTTCTCCGATCTCCCCGCCCTCGTCGCGGCGAAGGAAGCCGCGGGCCTGCGCGTCTCGCTCTGCATCCCCACGCTCAATGAAGAAGGCACCATCGCCCGCGTCGTCTCCGTCCTCCGCGATGAGCTGTTAGAGAAACACCCGCTGCTCGATGAACTGGTCGTCATCGACTCCGGCTCCAATGATCGCACGCGCGCCCTTGCCGCCGATGCCGGGGCGGAGGTCATCCTCGCTTCCGACATCCTGCCCTTCCAGGGCCACCGCATGGGCAAGGGCGAGAACCTCTGGAAAGCCGTCCATCATCTCCGCGGGGACATCCTCTGCTTCGTCGATGGAGACATCGGGAATATCCACCCGCGCTTCGTCTATGGCACCGTGGGCCCGCTGATCCGGCATGCGGAGATCGGCTATGTGAAAGGCTTCTACGAGCGCCCGCTCCTCGCCGCGGAGGGCGTCGATCCCCGCGGCGGCGGCCGCGTCACGGAGATCCTCGTGCGCCCGCTCCTGCAGCGCTTCGTCCCCGAGCTCGCCGGGCTGCATCAACCGCTTGCCGGCGAATACGCCGCACGGCGCGAGATCCTCGAAGCCATCCCCTTCCCCACGAACTACGGCGTGGAAACGGCGCACCTGCTCGATGTCCATCGCAGCCATGGCATCGGTGCCATCGCCCAGACGGACCTCGATGAGCGCATCCACCGGAACCGCTCGCTCGCGCAGCTCGGGCGCATGTCCGGGGAGATCCTCGACGCGTTTTTCGCGCGCATCCCCGTGCCCACGGTGCTTGCGGGTGAACGCCCGCCAATGATTTCGCTGCCGGAGTATTGCAAGCGCTTCCCAGCGGCGGCGGAGCGCGCTAAGAAAGGCGCGTGA
- a CDS encoding GNAT family N-acetyltransferase: protein MIAPAPEIRELGPDDLDAATQMLAHLNPGISHELLRQRFDTILAEHPHYHAFGAFIDGRLRAVAGVWIATKIWCGRYLEIDNLVVDPELRSSGLGSALIAHLEAFGRSKNCYLAVLDSYTSNHASHRLYHRLGFEIWGFHFVKPFRPLDR from the coding sequence GTGATCGCACCCGCACCGGAGATACGCGAACTCGGCCCGGATGACCTCGATGCCGCCACGCAGATGCTGGCGCACCTGAATCCCGGGATTTCCCATGAGCTGCTGCGGCAGCGCTTTGACACCATCCTCGCCGAGCATCCGCACTATCATGCCTTCGGCGCCTTCATCGATGGCCGGTTGCGCGCCGTCGCCGGTGTCTGGATTGCCACGAAGATCTGGTGCGGCCGCTATCTGGAAATCGACAATCTCGTCGTCGATCCCGAGCTCCGCTCCTCTGGCCTGGGCTCTGCTCTGATCGCCCACCTCGAAGCCTTCGGGCGTTCGAAAAACTGCTATCTCGCCGTGCTCGACAGTTATACTTCCAATCACGCCTCCCACCGGCTTTATCATCGCCTGGGATTCGAGATCTGGGGCTTTCACTTCGTCAAACCCTTCCGTCCGCTCGACCGCTGA
- a CDS encoding HAD family hydrolase — translation MNEARNDHFGGHHPLTGIKAILFDIYGTLLGSTAGEIHPDPELRALIAEAHARSPHPFPEVEIREIHALRHPGLPVEEIEALALRHERSVNPVEAMPGASETLHALKARGLPLGLVSNAQFYTLPELERCLGPIDTLGIDPGLCFFSYEHLRAKPDPFLFELAKGRLLERGIHATETLYIGNDVRNDIDPAARTGFRTALFAGDARSLRLRGRRLDNSGADHIITELRQLLE, via the coding sequence ATGAACGAAGCTAGAAATGACCACTTTGGCGGGCATCACCCCCTTACCGGGATCAAGGCCATCCTCTTCGACATCTACGGCACGCTGTTAGGCTCCACCGCAGGCGAGATCCATCCGGACCCGGAACTCCGCGCCCTCATCGCGGAAGCCCACGCACGCTCCCCGCACCCCTTCCCTGAAGTCGAGATCCGGGAGATCCACGCACTCCGACACCCCGGCCTCCCTGTCGAAGAAATCGAAGCGCTCGCCCTTCGCCACGAACGCTCCGTGAATCCCGTCGAAGCCATGCCCGGCGCGAGCGAAACCCTTCACGCGCTGAAAGCCCGCGGCCTCCCCCTCGGCCTCGTCTCGAATGCCCAATTCTACACCCTCCCCGAGCTCGAGCGCTGCCTCGGCCCGATCGATACCCTCGGCATCGATCCCGGACTCTGCTTTTTCTCCTACGAGCACCTGCGCGCGAAGCCGGATCCCTTTCTCTTCGAGCTCGCAAAGGGTCGCCTGTTAGAACGCGGCATCCACGCGACAGAAACCCTCTACATCGGAAACGACGTCCGCAACGACATCGACCCCGCCGCGCGGACCGGCTTCCGCACCGCCCTCTTCGCCGGCGACGCCCGCTCGCTCCGCCTGCGCGGACGCAGGCTGGATAACAGCGGCGCGGATCACATCATCACGGAACTCCGGCAGCTACTGGAGTAA
- a CDS encoding SDR family oxidoreductase, producing the protein MKSQSGISQEKSSTGKLSIVVIGGTGRVGTRLVKTLRAKGHEVLAASPSTGVDTITKMGLKEALIGADVVVDVTQSPSFEPKAVLEFFQQSGHHLLAAEARAGIAHHVALSVVGTDRMLESGYFRGKMAQENLITSSTVPYTIVRATQFFEFAAAIAGSATTGNEVHLPHTVLQPMSSDDLVAALAEIAIAPPQNGIVDVAGPEELHMDDFVRQFLTASGDERKVVTDAKAKYFGAVVDRHSLTPGKRALYGSTRFTDWLEHAMPKAKAAR; encoded by the coding sequence ATGAAATCACAAAGCGGAATCTCCCAAGAGAAAAGCAGCACTGGAAAGCTCAGCATCGTCGTCATCGGCGGCACCGGCCGCGTCGGCACCCGGCTGGTGAAGACCCTGCGTGCCAAGGGCCACGAAGTCCTCGCCGCCTCGCCCTCCACCGGCGTGGACACCATCACGAAGATGGGCCTGAAGGAAGCACTCATCGGTGCCGATGTCGTCGTGGATGTCACGCAGTCGCCCTCTTTTGAGCCAAAGGCGGTGCTCGAGTTCTTCCAGCAATCCGGCCACCATCTCCTCGCCGCGGAGGCACGCGCCGGCATCGCCCATCACGTCGCGCTCTCCGTCGTCGGCACGGATCGCATGCTGGAGAGCGGTTATTTCCGCGGGAAGATGGCTCAGGAGAATCTCATCACCTCCTCCACTGTTCCCTACACCATCGTCCGCGCCACCCAGTTCTTCGAGTTCGCCGCCGCCATCGCAGGCTCCGCCACCACGGGAAATGAAGTCCACCTCCCGCACACCGTGCTGCAGCCGATGTCGTCGGATGACCTCGTGGCGGCACTCGCGGAGATCGCGATCGCCCCGCCGCAGAATGGCATCGTGGACGTCGCCGGTCCCGAGGAACTCCACATGGATGACTTCGTGCGGCAGTTCCTCACGGCCAGCGGCGATGAGCGCAAGGTGGTCACCGATGCGAAGGCGAAATACTTCGGCGCGGTGGTGGACCGTCACAGCCTCACTCCCGGCAAGCGCGCGCTCTACGGCTCCACCCGTTTCACGGATTGGCTGGAGCACGCCATGCCAAAGGCGAAAGCCGCGCGATGA
- a CDS encoding SDR family NAD(P)-dependent oxidoreductase, giving the protein MKTLTDKVAIVTGASKGIGAAIAKSFAREGAAVVVNYATSSSDADSVVAEITDAGGRAIAIQASVSEPCAVKRLFQETKEAFGKLDVLVNNAGVFKFEPFEAITVAEFQREFSTNVLGTILTIQEAIEQFGFEGGSVINLSSLAGSHSLPQGVLYSATKAAVESITQGLSAELGDRRIRVNAIAPGYTRSEGTVAEGLFGEESVKLYLSLTPLARIGEPVDIARVATFLASDASAWITGETIRVAGGAR; this is encoded by the coding sequence ATGAAGACACTCACGGACAAGGTCGCGATCGTCACCGGTGCCTCAAAGGGAATCGGCGCCGCCATTGCCAAGTCATTCGCCCGCGAAGGCGCCGCCGTCGTGGTGAACTACGCCACCAGTAGTAGCGACGCCGACAGCGTGGTCGCGGAGATTACCGATGCCGGCGGCCGCGCCATCGCCATCCAGGCCAGCGTCTCCGAGCCCTGCGCGGTGAAGCGGCTCTTCCAGGAGACCAAGGAGGCCTTCGGCAAGCTCGACGTGCTGGTGAACAACGCCGGCGTCTTCAAGTTCGAGCCCTTCGAGGCCATCACCGTCGCCGAGTTCCAGCGCGAGTTCTCCACGAATGTGCTCGGCACCATCCTCACCATTCAGGAAGCGATCGAGCAATTCGGCTTTGAAGGCGGCAGCGTCATCAATCTCAGCTCGCTCGCCGGCAGCCACTCCCTGCCGCAGGGCGTCCTCTATTCCGCCACGAAAGCCGCCGTGGAAAGCATCACCCAAGGACTCTCCGCCGAGCTTGGCGACCGCCGCATCCGCGTGAATGCCATCGCGCCCGGCTACACCCGCAGTGAGGGCACCGTGGCGGAAGGCCTCTTCGGGGAAGAAAGCGTGAAGCTCTACCTCTCCCTCACCCCGCTCGCGCGCATCGGGGAGCCTGTCGACATCGCAAGGGTCGCCACCTTCCTCGCCTCCGATGCCTCTGCATGGATCACCGGAGAAACGATCCGCGTGGCAGGCGGCGCAAGGTGA
- a CDS encoding LysM peptidoglycan-binding domain-containing protein: MMRLPGAQVVVLGMFAGSLLAQTAPPATPVPAPAPPPSKAEAGLEEAVNWKWSVAPSAAKDWGMPLPDELKPKDPAAAAEDPKPVEVRPTTYEVQKGDALVKIARKFNMTVAQLKQFNELKNDRIVIGQSLKIPTPGEILAMEPPPPPPPEPGKENEEGKKKKKEPSMEDEDYEPMTLEQLEMETVLIQVFLDREMFSCGAIDGKEGPTFQKITQLYQSMHPELADPHELRKKALAELKQPYANYVLRADDFRFIKVRDIPPAAIAVTPPGAKKEKPKPGKPAAPKLPPPLSYEEMVAEHFLGYASAWEFVAERFHCDEAFLRRLNDKVGDKPAVGTIFQVPNVIPYEIEKAGDQALQPAADPQKPVTAEIVDVSILKVSRDGKLIAAMPLASARPGLRGRGSWTVLDAIAQPKLVTKHEPREAPKATADAPAATPAPAPVAEKEETLAAGPNNPVGVVWINLAKAKSKDALSYGLHGTGIPAQMKSKEGIGGFRMTNWDIDRAVRLLPAGTPLVWPAEVVKPRR; encoded by the coding sequence ATGATGCGTTTGCCGGGGGCGCAGGTCGTGGTGCTGGGGATGTTCGCGGGATCCTTGCTCGCCCAGACGGCTCCGCCCGCGACACCGGTGCCGGCACCGGCCCCTCCACCATCGAAGGCCGAGGCCGGTCTCGAAGAAGCGGTGAATTGGAAGTGGAGCGTGGCCCCATCCGCCGCGAAGGACTGGGGCATGCCGCTGCCTGACGAGCTGAAGCCGAAGGACCCGGCTGCCGCGGCAGAAGACCCCAAGCCCGTCGAAGTACGCCCCACCACTTACGAAGTCCAGAAGGGCGATGCCCTCGTGAAGATCGCACGGAAGTTCAACATGACCGTGGCCCAGTTGAAGCAATTCAACGAGCTGAAGAACGACCGCATCGTCATCGGCCAATCCTTGAAGATCCCCACGCCCGGCGAGATCCTGGCGATGGAGCCACCGCCGCCGCCGCCACCGGAGCCCGGAAAGGAGAATGAGGAGGGAAAGAAGAAGAAGAAGGAACCCTCCATGGAGGATGAGGACTACGAGCCCATGACCCTCGAACAACTCGAGATGGAGACCGTGCTCATCCAAGTCTTCCTCGATCGCGAGATGTTTTCCTGCGGTGCCATCGATGGCAAGGAAGGCCCCACCTTCCAGAAAATCACCCAGCTCTATCAATCCATGCACCCCGAGCTCGCGGACCCGCACGAGCTGCGGAAGAAGGCGCTCGCCGAGTTGAAGCAACCGTATGCGAACTATGTCCTGCGCGCGGATGACTTCCGCTTTATCAAGGTCCGGGACATCCCGCCCGCGGCCATCGCCGTGACTCCGCCAGGCGCAAAGAAGGAAAAGCCGAAGCCCGGTAAGCCCGCAGCTCCCAAGCTGCCGCCTCCACTGAGCTATGAGGAAATGGTGGCGGAGCATTTCCTCGGCTACGCCAGCGCATGGGAATTCGTCGCGGAGCGCTTTCACTGCGATGAAGCATTCCTGCGCCGCCTCAATGACAAGGTGGGCGACAAGCCCGCGGTGGGCACGATCTTCCAGGTGCCGAATGTGATTCCCTATGAGATCGAGAAAGCCGGCGACCAGGCGCTGCAACCGGCGGCCGATCCCCAGAAGCCGGTCACCGCGGAGATCGTGGATGTCTCCATCCTGAAAGTCTCCCGCGATGGCAAATTGATCGCCGCCATGCCCCTCGCCTCCGCACGTCCCGGCCTCCGCGGCCGGGGATCGTGGACTGTGCTCGACGCGATCGCGCAGCCGAAGCTGGTGACCAAGCACGAACCGCGCGAAGCACCGAAAGCCACAGCGGATGCCCCCGCCGCGACACCCGCGCCGGCACCGGTGGCGGAGAAAGAAGAAACTCTCGCCGCCGGACCGAACAACCCGGTGGGCGTGGTGTGGATCAATCTCGCCAAGGCAAAGAGCAAGGACGCCCTGTCCTACGGCCTGCACGGCACCGGCATCCCCGCGCAGATGAAATCGAAGGAAGGCATCGGCGGCTTTCGCATGACGAATTGGGACATCGATCGCGCGGTGCGATTGCTCCCCGCGGGCACGCCGCTCGTCTGGCCTGCGGAAGTGGTGAAGCCGCGGCGCTGA
- a CDS encoding PhoPQ-activated pathogenicity-related family protein, with amino-acid sequence MRSFGKLFLPLLLLGSVTLSPAKDAPAVPEDLAQYIAKAEPDFTWKVEDTKEFGITKIWHLKLTSQVWQGIPWTHDLLVVKPVGVPTGKMLLLNDGGSASQERAMYAALLAGKIKAPVAMLLGVPNQPLFDGKKEDHLIAETFVRYLDSGDASWPLLFPMVKSVVKAMDSLQDLSAKEWQEPVTKFIVGGGSKRGWTTWLTAASDPRVMAITPMVIDVLNMREQLTHQQSSLGGPSAEISPYTDRGLVPIPDTPRANHLWSMVDPWTYRARFTMPKLIVLGNNDPYWSTDALNLYWDALPGEKYISYSPNAGHDLTERDSAGKKLNADRAINNVSAFVRYQLSGKPLPKLEWKHETQADGSLALKVTADPAPKEARLWVAKSDTKDFRKARWESREIALKGGEPVNASIAKPEKGFIAYYADLGYEIDGLPQWLCTQLKVAAAE; translated from the coding sequence ATGCGCTCATTCGGAAAACTTTTCCTGCCGCTGTTGCTGCTCGGCAGTGTCACCCTGTCACCGGCGAAGGATGCACCCGCGGTGCCGGAGGATCTGGCCCAGTACATCGCGAAGGCGGAGCCGGATTTCACGTGGAAGGTGGAGGACACGAAGGAATTCGGCATCACGAAAATCTGGCACCTGAAGCTGACTTCGCAGGTGTGGCAGGGCATCCCGTGGACGCATGATCTGCTGGTAGTGAAGCCCGTCGGCGTGCCGACCGGGAAAATGCTGCTCCTCAATGACGGCGGCAGCGCCTCCCAGGAAAGGGCGATGTATGCCGCGCTGCTCGCGGGAAAGATCAAGGCCCCCGTCGCGATGCTGCTCGGCGTGCCGAACCAGCCCTTGTTCGATGGCAAGAAAGAGGACCACCTCATCGCGGAGACCTTCGTGCGCTATCTTGATTCCGGAGATGCTTCGTGGCCGCTGCTCTTCCCGATGGTGAAGAGCGTGGTGAAGGCGATGGATTCGCTGCAGGATCTCAGCGCGAAGGAATGGCAGGAGCCGGTGACGAAGTTCATCGTCGGCGGCGGCTCGAAGCGCGGCTGGACAACCTGGCTGACGGCTGCCAGCGATCCGCGGGTGATGGCCATCACGCCGATGGTGATCGACGTGCTGAACATGCGCGAGCAACTGACCCACCAGCAGAGCTCGCTGGGCGGGCCCAGCGCGGAGATCTCTCCCTACACGGATCGCGGGCTGGTGCCAATCCCGGATACGCCGCGCGCGAATCATCTCTGGAGCATGGTGGACCCGTGGACTTATCGCGCCCGCTTCACCATGCCGAAGCTCATCGTGCTGGGGAACAATGATCCCTACTGGAGCACGGATGCGCTGAATCTTTATTGGGATGCACTGCCGGGGGAGAAATACATCTCCTACTCGCCGAATGCGGGGCACGACCTTACCGAGCGGGACTCCGCGGGGAAGAAACTGAATGCGGACCGGGCGATCAACAACGTGTCCGCCTTCGTCCGCTATCAGCTCAGCGGGAAGCCGCTGCCGAAGCTCGAGTGGAAGCACGAGACACAGGCCGACGGAAGCCTCGCGCTGAAGGTCACGGCGGACCCTGCGCCGAAGGAGGCGCGGCTGTGGGTGGCGAAGTCGGACACGAAGGACTTCCGGAAGGCGCGTTGGGAATCACGGGAGATCGCGCTGAAGGGAGGCGAGCCGGTGAATGCCAGCATCGCGAAGCCGGAGAAGGGCTTCATCGCTTACTATGCGGACCTCGGCTATGAGATCGATGGCCTGCCCCAGTGGCTGTGCACGCAGCTGAAGGTGGCGGCCGCGGAGTGA
- a CDS encoding outer membrane protein, whose protein sequence is MKSTIALSIAAAFALSGTLLAGDAVVTNTASTGTITQSTSYGETPHWILGGGVDYLVDAEEAFYNGHFGYDFGNGSALYIESGWTGEEETTVFPVLANIDVDIVPVTLNYKYQYNFTERLGFYVGGGLGASNVDVNVGALGDDEWVFTAQAFAGLVYNVSSSFEIYAGARYIWMDDVSLFGTNIDDLDDVGVGGGIRFNF, encoded by the coding sequence ATGAAAAGCACTATCGCACTCAGCATCGCCGCTGCCTTCGCCCTCTCGGGCACTCTTCTGGCCGGCGACGCCGTTGTGACCAACACCGCCTCCACGGGCACCATCACCCAGTCCACCAGCTACGGCGAAACGCCACACTGGATCCTTGGCGGTGGCGTGGACTACCTGGTCGACGCCGAAGAAGCCTTCTACAATGGCCACTTCGGTTACGACTTCGGTAACGGCTCCGCGCTGTACATCGAGTCCGGCTGGACGGGTGAGGAAGAAACCACCGTCTTCCCCGTTCTCGCGAACATCGATGTCGACATCGTTCCGGTCACCCTGAACTACAAGTACCAGTACAACTTCACCGAACGCCTCGGCTTCTACGTCGGCGGCGGTCTCGGCGCTTCGAACGTTGACGTGAACGTGGGTGCACTGGGCGACGACGAGTGGGTCTTCACCGCTCAGGCCTTCGCAGGCCTCGTCTACAATGTCTCCTCGAGCTTCGAAATCTATGCAGGTGCACGCTACATCTGGATGGACGACGTGAGCCTCTTCGGCACCAACATCGACGACCTCGATGACGTGGGTGTCGGCGGTGGCATCCGTTTCAACTTCTGA